CATGTCTGTTGGCCCCGTGGGTCAGAATGTACCCATGGCTTACTATCACATGGGAGCTGTGTACCCTCCTGGCTCCacggtgatggtggatggtggctTTGATGCTGGTGCTCGCTTCACAGCAGGCAGCGGCGTTAATATCCCAGTGAGTATCCAGCTAGGaactacaacacacacacacacacacgcattttCATTTGCTTAAAAGTAACTGATACATTTTTTTACTAGCATTTGTATGATGTGCTACTGCCTTTCCTGTTGTAAATGAATTGTAGCTAcgttaaaacaaattaaagccCTGACATCGAAGGCTGACTCAACAAAGAGGGGCGCAGCGACCTCGGAATTCTGACAAAAGTCAGTCAGAAAAACAGGGTTTATATTGATTTTAGTATTTACGTTCACATTTGAGCATCAGAAAACCGAGCTGAATGTTCATCTCGGCTTATGATTCCACTTCCTTTTAAGATAAAACAGGGCACCAGGGTCACATAACTCCACCTGAAAGCTCAGTtctctgttatctcttctctgtTGTAGCCTCCACCTCCTGGACACCCCCCCAACGCTGCTCAGCTGGCTGCCATGCAGGGCGCCAACGTTGTAATGGCGCAGCGCAAGAGTAACTGGTTCACTGGTGGCTCCAGTGGAGGGTATACCATCTGGTAACAGAGAGTCCTCCACTTCTCCTTCATGCCCAAACCTTCTTCCTGTCCCAAATGATACCccttagtccccccccccccccccccccccccccgctcaccCATCCCATAGGCCTCTCTCTACAGGCTGCTTGGCCATGCCACAATACTGATATCACCTAATGGAATGTAATATTTTAGAGCCCTCCTGAAAGGTACAGTACTCCACTTCAGACCTCTAGGTCAATTGAAAAATGTGGACACATTAAACTGTTAGGTCATAGAAACATTCTATATTTCCTTATTGGATCAGCCTCTTTTAGTCATTCCAGTTCAGGCTTCCTCTGCTTACTCtgcgtttttttccccccttgatAATAAAACAGAAAGGATCAGAATGAGCATCCGGATGTTCGTTTCTAACTCTTAAACTGTTGTACATGAAGCCTTCAGATACCCGCCCCGCGTTCCATCGTCTAGCTGCTTTATGGTGAAAGTACGTCGCGATTACAAAGATTCAGCGACGACGCAACAAACGAGTCTCCACCTGTCTGTTCTGAAAAGTTTTAGTGTAGTTAATTCATGGATGTGTAATACTTCTGTGTAAATACCAGTATAATAATTATGAGAAATACTGACTAtacactcaaaaaaaaaaagagaataagcATCCTGGATGCGTTTAGTTAGAATTGTCTTGTCCTTTGCACagtattcaaataaaaaaaaaaaacacagcaaacttGTTACACAGTGAACTGTAAAAGTTTGTCATATATAAGTCACCTatgaattaaatgaataaacttaAACGAATAATCCAACAAAAGTGTTCATGCAATATTAAGTGGTTTACTGTACCTTGTTGGGCGACCTGTAGATGATCTTAGTCGAGTGCTGAAGAGCACCAGGAATAGCCCTAATTTAAAGTTAAGTAACttcagtaaacttaaaggaaaGAAATTTCAAGTCAATCCAAACAGATAAACGGAAGAAAAGGGGTGGTTGGTGTAACatttcagctttttcttttgtctcctctcctctgtgtcacCGTCGGATACCCAGAGTTCTTTCACTCGATGTTTGTGACATTTACACAACTGACGTTCGTTTCTTTTGCGTTTCCTCGCAGAATCGGTTGGTATTTATTCGTTGGCGCCCTCGCTCGGGCTGCGTACTAGATGATTTAGAAAGCGCGGAGGGACGCAGGCGGGAGACGTTTGACTCCTCGAAATCCTTGTTTTAGATTGATGAGATCTGGAGCTTTGAAGTGAAATCCGAACTCCTTAAAGGGGCCGTTTGAGTACGCGTCCTCCGTGGGAATCATCTAGTCTGTAGCCGGCCGTCAAAGGATGAGGAAACGTTCATGTCTGTTGACTTTTCTGCCTCTGACTGACCTCCATCTTTAGCTCTATAACATTTTATTTGTATAACCAATGAGCTGGTTGTACCAAAGATTTGGTCTTCAATGCACTTCTGTTTGGTTGTGActggattcttttattttttgttcttcaaagtcacaatttaaaagaaaacatatCACTGAATGTGCAGTTCTGACGTGGTCTGTAGCTCAACAGCATGCTCGCTAACGTGGTTTACTTCTTCAAAACGATGCATAGTTTTGCACCTTTGCTACGTAAAGATTAAACACTTTTATCTGAGATGCACTGCTTAGCACATCTGAGTTGGTTGCAGATACGgggctactgtgtgtgtgtgcgtgtgcgcatgcgcgtgtgtatctgtgtgttttcatgactttttacaaaaaaaactgtGAGACTTTTCACCATTTTGGAATTGTAAAAATCCATCAAGTCTAAGATGAAAGCAACATCAAAGATGTGCTCTTTGTTTTGTAGCCTAGATACACTAGTCAGGATAACAAGTAATTTTTTTAATGCTGGTgtacaacttttttttcctttttttttttactttattgtgCAAGCGTGCATATTTTCAAAAGTCGCTGTGCCATAAACGTTTATCCGGTAGCTGTTCTTCACTGTTGTCTGGTATCAGCGTGTCACTGGGTGTCCGACACATCGCGCCGAGTTTTAACAGCTGTGGGCTCCACGGAACAAACGCCCCCGTCAGCGTTTTAACCcccgggggggggcagaaggagcGGCTGTCTGGGAGCGTCGCCCGCTCGCGTGCCCGACCTCCTTCGGCCGCCGCTCACCTCCATTCTACGGGCTTTGTCCGTGCGGAGACCACAGCTGTCAAAGCTTTCGATATACAATTCatgcgttttctttttcatccttttttttgttttattgtgctcCGATTGTAAGGAAGCGGAACTGCGGCTTTGTCCCGGCAACACAAGCGTTGATGAGTAGATGCTATGCCAACCACAACCAGCAAATGGATTTCCCTTTGAAGGATGATGGACATTTTTAGATCAGGGATTCTCTTGATgttttgttttggaaaaaaaaaaaagagaaaaaatagaTGTGCTGAGGTGATGTGATGAAGCTTTAGTACACGTTCTATCTTTTAAGATTACTTAAGGAGACGAGTGTTGACGATGGAACACTTTGAGGAAAATTAAGAACTTAGGTGCACTTAACTTTTTTATACTAAACTTAAAATTTAAACTGTAAGTTTAGAATAAAGGTTATTTTGGAAATTTGAAACGCTGTTTATTCTTGTGGATATATAACCTGTGTGTGATGTAAGATCCATCGATCTGTGGTGTTTTGGTTATgtagttttaatgttttttcctctttattacTCTTTACTCATTTTAGAGATTAGCTGAGATTGATATTCAAATAATACATTGGGAGTTTGTCACAAGTCAACTTCATAAAGTCGACTCAACTTATGCCAAcaatgcaacatttttttttaaaccacacCTCAATACTATATCtggatttttttatatatatatatatacacacatatatatcacTTACACGACAAAACTGAAACGCTCCATAGTGGGATTCAGCTCGGCACTGTTGAATTATCTAGGTTTATACTGGCCCGTGTAAGAACATGTAATACatttaaaacactttaattCACTGTATAATGAACTGTGATGCCAAAATGCATATTAAAAACAGAACCGATGTAAACTGGtccaaaaacagcttttattgtcTTCCTTATTTATCACAAATAGGGAAGTCAAATACAAATAAACTTCAGCCGCTCACGATGTAAaagaaagtttttaaaaaaaaggggatgATGGTATTCGAGTGGGACGGAGGCGGACGGTGACGGACTATGATTCCAGACTATCGGGGGTGCTGCCGAAGGAAGGAGCGGATGGATCCAGCTgggtttttatatattttatgagATCAGGTAGGAAGCTTCGGCGTTGCAGGTTACGCAGGTGAACGTGTTCACGTACAGGTGAGTACCTGTAGCTGCCACTAAGGTAAGGTACAGACACAATGCTAAACAAAGGGCAGGTATGCTTGGGGATcaaaggccccccccccccaacagcgtTCCTGGGCTTCAGCCGGGATTTTAAAAGCAATCGTAAAAAGAAGCCACTCCTCACAACCAGACGGATATAAAGCATCCCAGAATGAAACGGCCTCCCGAACAGCAAAGGACAAACCCAGAAACATAAATAGTGCCGAGGCCCAGCTAACGTAACACTTGTGCAGATTATTTACTGGCTGTGTGTCGGTGACATTTTAACTCCCCACCAGCTGCTCCGGGCCCCAGGCTGGTCAGACACACCTGTTCCACCTCCATCAATGTTGACGCTCTCTGCCTCTAACAAGTTCTTTGGTGTTTAACTTAACGCTTCTGTTGTTTTAAAGACTTTTCCCTCCATCCGGTGTGCAGGAAgtagccccccccctcctcgaaCACAGAGGGTggggagtaaaaaaaaaaaacattcctggTTCTTGAGTTCTTCCGTAGACCCGCTCAGCTCGGTTCATATGAAGTATTCCTTCTTCCCGCTGGCGTTCTGGGTCGCGTCGTCCTCATCGGGGTCCTCTCCCGGCGCCAGCTCCCCCGTTGTCCTGTAGGCGCCTTTGTTGTGGCACAGATACCGGTAGAGCAGGAAGGCCAGAACCACCAACGTCAGCACAATGACGGCAATGACCACTGGGAAGATAAGACGGAGAATTTCAAGGACAAGCCGGGATTTGTGACTTCAGGAAACGTCCGGGAAGGGAACTTTACTGGGCTTTCACCTGCGATCACCGCAGAGTCTacggcgggggggggcggctgtTGTCACTGCTGAGAGAAAGAACAAGGTTGTTTGGTTGTTTACAGAAGTAAGAAAATCAGTTTGAACGGCAACATAAATTAAAGTTACCCTCAATGATGGTGGCCTTGTGCGTATGAAGCGTTGTTGAAAGGGTCGTTTCTGAGGCGactgaaaataaagaagagacACGCTTTGACGAAAGAACAGCATTAAAGGCCGGGGGACCAAACTTTGGATCCTCCAGCTCGGCTCGAGAGCAAAACACACCAACCTTCCGTGGCATTGGCGGCGGTGTGAAGGGACGGCGTTGTCGGGGGGACGCTGCCAGAATCTGTCAGATAGAAGGCATGTTACAAATGTCAAACTCCTCCAGAGCAGACCTGCTGCccggagcgggggggggggggggggggcattttaggTGTTGTGACACAGTAATCGGATTGTGAAAAGGCTCAGGAAAATAAAATTCCTCAACCTGGGATTTGTTCCTGAATCCACTATAATGCAACACATTCATCTCAGATCTGGCGttattgatgtgtttttgaacagcagagaaaaatgagcagaaatagGTGATGGAAGCACACAGGTTACCTCCGGTACGATGCAGATTCATTGTGTTTAACTACGCACTGGTTGAAAAGCGTGCCAAAGGAAGTGGACTCACTGTTCATGGTCACGGCCGCTTGTGTTGCTCGCGTTTATCTGcgggaaacaaacacaaacaatcaGATATCTGCGATTTCCGCATGCGACGGCCCGGCCGCAGCTGCGGGATTAACCCTTTCCTCCCACGggctttctttgtcttctcctgTTGATCAAACACGTTCTTACCAGCAAAGACACCTATCTACAAACGTGGCTTCAGCCAGCTTGTTAGCAGCCTGATCTATAAGgaccacatgttttttttttttaaaaaagcaacattttactGGGACTTTTACACATAAACTCTTTGCAGCCGCTGACGGTTTAGCTCCCGAGTTCACCTGGACGCGGTGAATCGCTTCAAAACCCGGCTGTGCGGTGCTAAAATTGTCACGCAATGACTTCGATGCGACTGAAAGAAGCATTTACCACTTACTTTGGATTTTAAATCGTTTGCGGtccctttctttccctcttcggagcgcgtttaacagCGTCTGCGGTAACTTTAGCTAAACTTTCGCTCCCGTCGGCACACATGAGTCATGGAGTGCACGCGCTCAATTTCAGCCCCGCCCTTCGCGTCCCTGTCAAAGATCGTCTCTAAATGCGACGCATCACTCCAGATCGAAAAAAGCTTGGTGACAATAAATTGAAACATCTAAACGCTTTTCAAGTAATAGTTTGACTAATAAAATTTTAGTCGAAAATGGTGTTTATAGATCTAAAGTACATGTAAATATTTATACTCTGAATATAATTAAGTCCCCAATAAGTTAAAGTCCTGTATTTAGTAGGCTTATTCCAGAATTTCTTGAAACAGACCTTTGAATAATCCagaagaaaggggggaaaaaacatgttttactATAATAAAGAATTCAAGTAATGATCTAGCAAGTTTAAAACAGTTAGGGGCAGTTGTCATGGGTTTAGTTTTTATTTCCATGTTACATATTTTCAGGTATACTGATGAATTATCATAGCAGTACCTAACATATGATTTGTATTCATCAGTATAGCTGAATTATTAGTGGTTCAAATAATTAAAGTCAAGCAATTTGTATAAATTTGATACAGAAGACTCAGTATTTTCAGAATTATACAGCGATATATCATTACATACAGTTCAATTATCTCCAGTGGTGAAAAGACAGTGTGCCGGATGTGGGATCTGGCACGTGGTGATAAAGTGATTAAAAGAATTAAACACATTATTAAACACACTATTTTGGCTTGAGGGAGAACAAAACTGGATTTGAAGCGACTGCAAACATGGGTGCATTCAGCGCAGAGGTTCCTCGATGTAGATACACTGAGAAATTAAACAGAATTTGAATTTCTTTGCGTTTTTAGCGCCCATTGAGTGTCAATACCGCGGCAGTACTTACTTAATTAGTCATACACTATAAACGCCTCTGATTTCTGATCAAAACATTTCAGTTAATTAAAAGTTGGTCTGAAGATGAGAGACTCAACCTGCATTGGACTGAGAAACAGCtattacaaaaataaatgatttcaataaatgataaataaaaaaaccagTTGGAATCTTCAGTCTTCGGCACTTtttctggctgcagcttcagtcAGATGTGCTTCTCTGCTGGTGTCAAAAACACAGGAGGTGTTCAGTCACGTGCATTAGAAAAGACTAAAGAGGTGCACAAAACCATACA
This genomic window from Takifugu rubripes chromosome 3, fTakRub1.2, whole genome shotgun sequence contains:
- the dazap2 gene encoding DAZ-associated protein 2, which encodes MNNKGSYPQQAVYPPQSTAPVYPPAMQMSPQAPPYTDTPPAYSEIYQPRYVLPPQVPGQLPQMSSPYPGAQVYMPMQPHMSVGPVGQNVPMAYYHMGAVYPPGSTVMVDGGFDAGARFTAGSGVNIPPPPPGHPPNAAQLAAMQGANVVMAQRKSNWFTGGSSGGYTIW